In Companilactobacillus allii, one genomic interval encodes:
- a CDS encoding AEC family transporter — translation MNIGQITNQIILMFCLMLVGVLINKCKFMHAQTSNDLTNILLYVVSPCLIINAFEQKYSASRIKQFVLVAIGIVIFYIIAIIISKLVFGRLKNKNLSRITQYGSVYSNAGFMGIPLISALFGTSGVFFAVVSLAGFNIFSWTHGVSLFRDSDERIDAKQIILNPNIIAIVVGLLMFIFSLRLPGTINTVVKNVGSINTPLSMIVIGNSLANIKISKDMIDKNIGKALILRNLIFPIIMIFLLKYLGITGIAYYTTIIMAACPVAGIVVLFTLQAKGDAGPAISLMSISTVISLVTIPLMFALGGIL, via the coding sequence ATGAATATAGGACAAATTACGAATCAAATCATTCTAATGTTTTGTTTAATGCTGGTAGGTGTGTTGATAAATAAGTGCAAATTTATGCACGCTCAAACATCTAATGACTTAACTAATATCTTGTTGTACGTTGTTTCACCATGCTTGATCATCAATGCCTTCGAGCAGAAATATTCAGCTAGCAGGATCAAGCAGTTTGTTTTGGTCGCTATTGGCATTGTGATTTTTTATATTATTGCTATTATTATTTCAAAATTAGTTTTTGGACGGTTGAAGAATAAGAATCTCAGTCGAATAACTCAATATGGTAGTGTCTATTCAAATGCTGGATTTATGGGGATACCCTTGATCAGTGCCTTGTTTGGAACAAGTGGGGTATTTTTTGCCGTAGTGTCGTTGGCTGGATTCAATATCTTTAGTTGGACACATGGTGTGTCTTTGTTTAGAGATTCTGATGAGAGAATTGATGCTAAACAAATAATACTTAATCCTAATATTATTGCGATCGTTGTCGGTTTATTAATGTTTATCTTTTCATTACGATTGCCGGGAACTATTAATACAGTCGTCAAAAATGTCGGTTCGATCAATACACCATTATCAATGATCGTCATTGGTAATAGCTTAGCCAATATTAAGATCAGTAAGGATATGATCGATAAGAATATTGGCAAGGCATTGATATTGAGGAATCTGATTTTCCCAATCATTATGATATTTTTACTTAAGTATTTGGGCATAACAGGGATCGCTTATTACACGACTATAATCATGGCGGCATGTCCGGTAGCAGGCATCGTAGTTTTGTTTACTTTGCAAGCAAAAGGGGATGCTGGTCCGGCAATATCTTTGATGAGTATTTCGACCGTAATCAGCTTGGTAACTATACCTTTGATGTTTGCTCTGGGTGGTATTTTATAA